A stretch of the Massilia varians genome encodes the following:
- a CDS encoding FecCD family ABC transporter permease: MHHPAQAQRRRAMLVIGALLLCAVASLLFAGMTGSIAVPLAEMPDALRQLARGDSSLATSLLELRASRALTAFVTGGALALAGVMMQALLRNPLADPYVLGISAGASVGALLALLLMASAIVVDMAALGGAVAVSMLLYLLARRDLRSGLALEAGTSMLLLTGVILSSACMALVTLMLSIAPEGRLRSMIFWMIGDLAGAPLRLAPWVVLGAALLYALRSARAMNVVALHAEAAATLGIRVGSLRKGLFLVSGVLTASAVTSAGSVGFVGLIVPHACRFAFGPDHRVLIPAAVLAGGSFLVLCDTLARTVIAPQQLPVGAITAIIGAPVFLYQLHRLRR, translated from the coding sequence ATGCATCACCCCGCTCAAGCGCAGCGCCGGCGCGCCATGCTCGTCATCGGCGCCCTGCTGCTGTGCGCCGTCGCCAGCCTGCTGTTCGCCGGCATGACGGGCTCGATCGCCGTGCCGCTGGCCGAGATGCCGGACGCCCTGCGCCAGCTGGCGCGCGGCGACAGTTCGCTGGCGACCTCGCTGCTCGAGCTGCGCGCCAGCCGGGCGCTGACCGCCTTCGTGACCGGCGGCGCGCTGGCCCTGGCCGGGGTGATGATGCAGGCGCTGCTGCGCAATCCGCTGGCCGACCCTTATGTGCTCGGCATTTCGGCGGGCGCCTCGGTGGGCGCCCTGCTGGCCCTGCTCCTGATGGCCAGCGCCATCGTGGTCGACATGGCGGCGCTGGGGGGAGCGGTAGCGGTGTCGATGCTGCTCTACCTGCTGGCCCGGCGCGACCTGCGCAGCGGACTGGCGCTGGAAGCCGGCACCTCGATGCTGCTGCTCACCGGCGTGATCCTGTCCTCGGCCTGCATGGCCCTGGTCACCCTGATGCTGTCGATCGCGCCGGAAGGCCGGCTGCGCAGCATGATTTTCTGGATGATCGGCGACCTGGCCGGCGCACCGCTGCGCCTGGCGCCGTGGGTGGTGCTCGGCGCGGCCCTGCTGTACGCCCTGCGCAGCGCACGCGCCATGAACGTGGTCGCGCTGCATGCGGAAGCCGCGGCCACGCTCGGCATCCGCGTCGGCAGCTTGCGCAAGGGCCTGTTCCTCGTGTCCGGCGTGCTGACCGCCAGCGCGGTCACCAGCGCCGGCTCGGTCGGCTTCGTCGGGCTGATCGTCCCGCACGCCTGCCGTTTCGCCTTCGGCCCGGACCACCGGGTCCTGATCCCGGCGGCAGTGCTGGCGGGCGGCAGCTTCCTGGTGCTGTGCGACACGCTGGCGCGCACCGTCATCGCGCCGCAGCAGCTGCCGGTCGGCGCGATCACCGCGATCATCGGCGCGCCG
- a CDS encoding TonB-dependent receptor domain-containing protein translates to MNFPVTRLAAALSLAFALASPVVAHTFDSVVVTANRMPQRAVDVIADTTVIHADEIARSGAGSVADVLRRQRGIEITRNGSAGAATSVFLRGANSNGVVVLLDGVRIGSSTSGVAAWNAVPLGAIERIEIVYGPLSTLYGADAIGGVIQIFTRKGEGGPVVSGSVGAGSNATRQLDAGVHGAANGLRYAFGAGQEESDGFSATRPGAFGFNPDDDGYRRRNANGQLSYALTPTFDVGAQFLHSDLRAQYDSGSGAYDVHNEQDLNTAAVYATGQFSAAWRSTLQYARSDDKLGSFTSSAPSGASQIDTRQDELTWQNSIALGSDTLQLLYSHRKEEVESSATADLSRSRTTNAYAAVYSARRGAHLFDVSARHDRSSVYGSKNTGAAGYGYDFGSGLRATASVGTSFRAPTFNELYYPNYGLPTNRPEQGRNREAGLRYDAGSVQFDATYFRNRLTDMIVSATPCPGRAGSCAYNVNRAQLEGVTVAARTRVSGINLRGSLDWQDPKDLTTGKQLARRSKKHASFSADSSWGVLKAGAELQLSGERFDDAANRNRLGGYGLLNLYTSWQVTPDVSLLLRLDNVADKQYELARYYGTSGRTWFAGLRYGIR, encoded by the coding sequence ATGAACTTTCCTGTAACACGGCTTGCGGCCGCGCTGTCGCTTGCATTCGCCCTCGCGTCGCCCGTTGTCGCCCACACCTTCGATTCGGTCGTCGTCACCGCCAACCGCATGCCGCAGCGCGCGGTCGACGTGATCGCCGATACCACCGTGATCCACGCCGACGAGATCGCGCGTTCTGGCGCCGGCTCGGTGGCCGACGTGCTGCGGCGCCAGCGCGGCATCGAGATCACCCGCAACGGCAGCGCCGGCGCCGCGACCAGCGTGTTCCTGCGCGGCGCCAACAGCAACGGCGTCGTAGTCCTGCTGGACGGCGTGCGCATCGGTTCGTCCACCAGCGGCGTCGCCGCCTGGAACGCGGTGCCGCTCGGCGCCATCGAACGCATCGAGATCGTCTACGGCCCGCTCAGCACCTTGTACGGCGCGGACGCCATTGGCGGCGTGATCCAGATCTTCACCCGCAAGGGAGAGGGCGGACCGGTCGTCAGCGGCTCGGTCGGCGCCGGCAGCAATGCGACGCGCCAGCTCGACGCCGGCGTGCACGGCGCGGCCAATGGCCTGCGCTATGCCTTCGGCGCCGGCCAGGAAGAGTCGGACGGCTTCTCGGCCACGCGCCCGGGCGCCTTCGGCTTCAACCCGGACGACGACGGCTACCGCCGCCGCAACGCCAACGGCCAGCTGTCCTACGCGCTGACCCCGACATTCGACGTCGGCGCCCAGTTCCTGCACAGCGACCTGCGCGCGCAGTACGACAGCGGCAGCGGCGCCTACGACGTCCATAACGAGCAGGACCTGAACACGGCGGCGGTCTATGCCACGGGCCAGTTCAGCGCCGCCTGGCGCAGCACCCTGCAATACGCGCGCTCGGACGACAAATTGGGCAGCTTCACCAGCAGCGCCCCATCCGGCGCCAGCCAGATCGACACCCGGCAGGACGAGCTGACCTGGCAGAACAGCATCGCGCTCGGCTCCGATACCCTGCAGCTGCTCTACAGCCACCGCAAGGAGGAAGTGGAATCGAGCGCCACCGCGGACCTGTCGCGCTCGCGCACCACCAATGCCTACGCGGCCGTCTACTCGGCCAGGCGCGGCGCCCACCTGTTCGATGTCAGCGCCCGCCACGACCGTTCGTCGGTGTATGGCAGCAAGAACACCGGAGCCGCCGGCTATGGCTATGACTTCGGCTCAGGCCTGCGCGCCACCGCCAGCGTCGGCACCAGCTTCCGCGCGCCGACCTTCAACGAACTGTACTACCCGAACTACGGCCTGCCGACCAACCGTCCGGAACAGGGCCGCAACCGGGAAGCCGGCCTGCGCTATGACGCCGGCAGCGTGCAGTTCGACGCCACGTACTTCCGCAATCGCCTGACCGACATGATTGTCTCCGCCACGCCCTGCCCTGGCCGCGCCGGCAGCTGCGCCTACAACGTCAACCGGGCCCAGCTCGAAGGCGTGACGGTGGCGGCCCGGACGCGCGTCAGCGGCATCAACCTGCGCGGCAGCCTGGACTGGCAGGATCCGAAGGACCTCACCACCGGCAAGCAACTGGCGCGCCGCTCGAAGAAGCATGCCAGCTTCAGCGCCGACAGCAGCTGGGGCGTGCTCAAGGCCGGCGCCGAGCTGCAGCTCTCCGGCGAGCGCTTCGACGATGCCGCCAACCGCAACCGCCTCGGCGGCTACGGCCTGCTCAACCTGTACACTAGCTGGCAAGTGACGCCCGACGTGTCGCTGCTGCTGCGCCTCGACAACGTCGCGGACAAGCAGTACGAGCTGGCGCGCTACTACGGCACCAGCGGACGCACCTGGTTCGCCGGCCTGCGCTACGGCATTCGCTGA
- a CDS encoding histidine phosphatase family protein: MGLILVRHPQPDVAPGICYGRSDVSTSIEAIERVAAGLRAAGLPGDLPVHASPLLRCARLAAALDVPVTLDARLAEMDFGAWEMRAWNAIPRAEVDAWAADLLHYRPGGGENVLEAARRVAAFRQELRHPALVVCHAGTIRLLSALHAGGAIEQAALRAASNSHRIGYGEVIVLKD, encoded by the coding sequence ATGGGGCTGATCCTGGTCCGCCATCCGCAGCCGGACGTCGCGCCCGGTATCTGCTACGGCAGGTCCGACGTTTCGACATCTATCGAAGCAATTGAGCGGGTCGCCGCCGGCTTGCGCGCGGCCGGCCTGCCGGGGGACCTGCCCGTCCATGCCAGTCCGCTCCTGCGTTGCGCGAGGCTTGCCGCCGCACTCGATGTTCCCGTCACGCTCGATGCGCGCCTGGCCGAGATGGATTTCGGCGCCTGGGAGATGCGCGCATGGAACGCCATCCCGCGCGCCGAGGTCGATGCCTGGGCCGCCGACCTGCTGCACTACCGTCCCGGCGGCGGCGAGAACGTGCTCGAGGCGGCCCGCCGCGTCGCCGCATTTCGCCAGGAACTGCGGCATCCCGCCCTCGTCGTCTGCCACGCCGGCACGATCCGCCTGCTGTCCGCCCTGCACGCCGGCGGCGCCATCGAACAGGCCGCATTGCGTGCCGCTTCCAACTCCCACCGCATCGGCTACGGCGAAGTCATCGTGCTGAAAGACTGA
- a CDS encoding adenosylcobinamide-GDP ribazoletransferase: MRQLRLFFIAVQFFTRLPIPRWVGFEQEWLHHASRYFPLVGLVVGAIAAGVYAAAALVLPAPVAAVLSTAATIYATGAFHEDGFADTCDGLGGGMTRERVLEIMKDPRVGAYGAIGVVCMLGAKCSALAMLPPSSAIGALLLAHPLSRLAATSLIWRMEYARAEGKAKPLAERMTTAEFTIAAATVALAAAILLMTDALDLRALLAALVASIAATWWLARKFARRIGGYTGDCLGAVQQLAEVAIYLAVLATLGHGALA; this comes from the coding sequence ATGCGGCAGCTGCGCCTGTTCTTCATCGCGGTCCAGTTCTTCACGCGCCTGCCGATCCCGCGCTGGGTCGGCTTCGAGCAGGAGTGGCTGCATCATGCGTCGCGCTACTTCCCGCTGGTCGGCCTCGTGGTGGGCGCGATCGCCGCCGGCGTATACGCGGCGGCGGCGCTGGTCCTTCCCGCCCCGGTGGCCGCGGTCCTCTCGACCGCGGCCACCATCTATGCCACCGGCGCCTTCCACGAAGACGGTTTCGCCGACACCTGCGATGGACTCGGCGGCGGCATGACGCGCGAACGCGTGCTCGAGATCATGAAGGACCCGCGGGTTGGCGCCTACGGCGCCATCGGCGTCGTGTGCATGCTCGGGGCGAAGTGCAGCGCATTGGCGATGCTGCCGCCAAGCAGCGCCATCGGCGCCCTGCTGCTCGCCCATCCACTGTCGCGTCTTGCGGCCACCTCGCTCATCTGGCGCATGGAATATGCGCGCGCCGAAGGCAAGGCCAAGCCGCTGGCCGAGCGCATGACGACGGCCGAGTTCACGATCGCCGCCGCAACCGTCGCCCTCGCCGCCGCCATCCTGTTGATGACCGATGCGCTCGACCTGCGCGCCCTGCTTGCCGCGCTCGTGGCCAGCATCGCGGCGACCTGGTGGCTGGCCCGCAAGTTCGCGCGCCGCATCGGCGGCTATACCGGCGACTGCCTCGGCGCCGTGCAGCAGCTGGCCGAAGTCGCCATCTACCTCGCCGTGCTGGCTACGCTTGGCCACGGTGCCCTCGCATAA
- the cobT gene encoding nicotinate-nucleotide--dimethylbenzimidazole phosphoribosyltransferase, with amino-acid sequence MHLPHITPTADAVLSQALLDAINNKTKPLGSLGRLETLATQLGLIQGTTHIRIADPAILVFAGDHGVVAEGVSAYPQDVTWQMVENFLGDGAAINVFARQNGCALHVVDAGVNHDFGARPGLLDRKLAKGTRNFATEPAMSRQQLEVALEHGMALARDLPGTVVGFGEMGIGNTTAAAAIMHKLTGLPLEQCVGAGTGLPPDGVRRKQQVIAAAVQQHAGADDPLDVLATFGGFEIAMMTGAMLKAAELRKVLLIDGFIVTSALLVASRLQPAILDYCVFAHASSENGHRLMLDALGAEPLLELGLRLGEGTGSALALPLLHAATNFLNEMATFASAQVSTGAK; translated from the coding sequence ATGCACCTCCCCCATATTACACCGACTGCCGATGCGGTTCTGTCGCAGGCACTGCTCGATGCCATCAATAACAAAACCAAACCGCTCGGCAGCCTGGGACGTCTCGAAACGCTGGCCACCCAGCTCGGCCTGATCCAGGGCACGACGCATATCCGCATCGCGGATCCCGCCATCCTGGTATTTGCGGGCGACCATGGCGTCGTCGCGGAGGGCGTCTCTGCCTACCCGCAGGACGTGACCTGGCAAATGGTCGAGAACTTCCTGGGCGACGGCGCCGCCATCAACGTGTTCGCGCGCCAGAACGGCTGCGCACTGCATGTGGTCGACGCCGGCGTCAACCACGACTTCGGCGCGCGCCCCGGCCTGCTCGACCGCAAGCTCGCGAAAGGCACGCGCAACTTCGCCACCGAGCCGGCGATGTCGCGCCAGCAGCTCGAGGTCGCGCTGGAGCACGGCATGGCCCTGGCGCGCGATCTGCCCGGCACCGTGGTCGGCTTCGGCGAGATGGGCATCGGGAATACGACTGCCGCCGCGGCCATCATGCACAAGCTGACCGGACTGCCGCTGGAGCAATGCGTCGGCGCCGGCACGGGCTTGCCGCCGGACGGCGTCCGGCGCAAGCAGCAGGTTATCGCCGCCGCCGTGCAACAACATGCCGGGGCCGACGATCCGCTCGACGTGCTGGCCACCTTCGGCGGTTTCGAGATCGCCATGATGACGGGTGCGATGCTCAAGGCGGCCGAGCTGCGCAAGGTGCTGCTGATCGACGGCTTCATCGTCACCAGCGCCCTGCTGGTGGCAAGCCGCCTGCAGCCCGCGATCCTCGATTACTGCGTCTTCGCCCACGCGTCGAGCGAAAACGGTCATCGCCTGATGCTTGACGCCCTCGGCGCCGAGCCGCTGCTGGAGCTCGGCCTGCGCCTGGGCGAAGGCACCGGCAGCGCACTCGCCCTGCCCCTGCTGCATGCCGCCACCAACTTCCTGAACGAGATGGCGACCTTCGCCTCGGCCCAGGTCAGCACCGGCGCAAAGTAA